The nucleotide window TTCGCAGCGCCTCGTCAGCGTCCTCAAACGTGATCACCGAGAGCACAGGCCCGAATATCTCCTCCTGCGCGATGCGCATCCCGCTGCGCGCCTCGTCGAAGACCGTGGGCTCGAAGAAGTGACCTCTGTCATAAGGTTCGCCGCCGAGGCGCGCGCCTCCTCGCACCAGCTTCGCGCCCTCCTCCTTGCCCGCCGCCACGTACGACGCCACCCGCTCGAGCTGCCCTTCGGAGACCAGCGGGCCCATCTGAGTTTGCGGGTCGGCCGGGTTGCCGACCCGCAGCGCCGCCGTGAACTTCAGAAAGCGGTCCAGGAAATCGTCGTGTATCTTCCGGTCAAGGAGGAGACGCGATCCGGCCTGACAGATCTGCCCGGCATTGACGTAGACGCCGATAAGCGCGTTGGGCACCGCAGCGTCGAGGTCGGCGTCGGCGAAAACGATGTTGGGCGACTTGCCGCCGAGCTCCAGCGATATCTTTTTCACGTTGGATGCGGCGAGCTGCATGATGCGGCGCCCGGTCTCGGTGGAGCCGGTGAACGAGACCTTGTCCACCGCCTCGCTGGCCGCTATCCGCTCCCCGACGACGGCGGCCTTGCCCGTTACCACGTTCACCACCCCGGGAGGCGCGCCTGCCTCCAAAAGGATGCGTCCCAGCTCGTAGGTGGACGCGGGCGTGAACTGCGACGGCTTGATCACGATCGTGCAGCCGACGGCAAGCGCGGGAGCGATCTTCCAGGCAGCGAGCTGGAGCGGGTAGTTCCAGGGCGTGATTATACCGACGACGCCCACCGGCTCCTTCAGCACCAGCCCCAGCGTATCAGGCACGTAGTCGCTGATTGCGTCGCCCCGCAGGTCGAGGGCGAGGCCGGCATAGTAATCGAAGACATCGGCCGTCATATGCACTTCCACCGACGCTTCGCGAACCGTCTTCCCAACCTCGCTGACGAGCAGCCGCGTCAGGTAGTCCGACTCCCTGCGCAGCGCGTCCGCCGTCGCCCGCAGGAGGCCGGAGCGTTCCTTCGCGCCCGTCTGCGGCCAGACACCGCCGTCGAAGGCGCGCCGCGCCGCCGCTATGGCGAGGTCGACGTCCTCCCGGGTGGCAAGAGGACAGGTCGCGACGAGCGAGCCGTCGGCGGGGTTGCGGCGCTCGAACGTCTCTGCCGTCGACGCGTCCTGCCAGCGGCCGTCGATGAGAAGCCGGTACTTCCGACCGGTGATGGGTTCGATGGGGGTGGTCATGTGCGCCTCCTTCAGTCCGGGAAGAAGCGGCGCCTTTCAATTCCAGTATACCAAACGAGGAAAAGCTCTTCAGACGAGGTGACGGATGGTAGACTGGAAGCATGGACTCGCTGGAGCAGGTGACCCGTGAGGTGGTGGTCTGCCGCAAGTGCCCGCGGCTGGTGCAGTGGCGCGAACAGGTAGCGCGGGAAAAGCGGCCCGCCTTCCGCGATTGGGACTACTGGGGACGGCCGCTGCCCGGTTTCGGCGATCCGGCGGCGGAACTGCTCGTCGTCGGGCTGGCGCCGGCGGCCCACGGGGGCAACCGCACGGGACGCATATTCACTGGCGACCGCTCCGGCGACTGGCTTTTCCGCGCGCTCTACCGCGCGGGCTACGGCAACCAGCCGTCCAGCGTTCACCGCGACGACGGTCTGCAGCTCGCGGGTGCGTACGTCGCGGCGGCCGTGAGGTGCGCGCCGCCCGCCAACCGCCCTACGACCCGCGAGCGCGACAACTGCATGCCCTATCTGGTCAGGGAGCTGAAGCTGCTGGCGAATCTGCGAGTGATAGTTCCTCTCGGCGGGTTCGCCTACAACGTGGTCGCGCTGTCCACCGGCCTCCGCGGGCGGCCGCCGTTCGGGCACGGCGTCGAGGCGGCGCTTCCCGACGGGCGCATCGTGCTCTGCTCCTACCACCCCAGTCAGCGCAATAC belongs to Dehalococcoidia bacterium and includes:
- a CDS encoding aldehyde dehydrogenase family protein, coding for MTTPIEPITGRKYRLLIDGRWQDASTAETFERRNPADGSLVATCPLATREDVDLAIAAARRAFDGGVWPQTGAKERSGLLRATADALRRESDYLTRLLVSEVGKTVREASVEVHMTADVFDYYAGLALDLRGDAISDYVPDTLGLVLKEPVGVVGIITPWNYPLQLAAWKIAPALAVGCTIVIKPSQFTPASTYELGRILLEAGAPPGVVNVVTGKAAVVGERIAASEAVDKVSFTGSTETGRRIMQLAASNVKKISLELGGKSPNIVFADADLDAAVPNALIGVYVNAGQICQAGSRLLLDRKIHDDFLDRFLKFTAALRVGNPADPQTQMGPLVSEGQLERVASYVAAGKEEGAKLVRGGARLGGEPYDRGHFFEPTVFDEARSGMRIAQEEIFGPVLSVITFEDADEALRIANETMYGLAAAIWSKDIDKVMRLVRGIKAGSVWVNSYHGSRIPHMPFGGYKQSGIGRELGREGLEPFLETKSVQIKFA
- a CDS encoding uracil-DNA glycosylase, which codes for MDSLEQVTREVVVCRKCPRLVQWREQVAREKRPAFRDWDYWGRPLPGFGDPAAELLVVGLAPAAHGGNRTGRIFTGDRSGDWLFRALYRAGYGNQPSSVHRDDGLQLAGAYVAAAVRCAPPANRPTTRERDNCMPYLVRELKLLANLRVIVPLGGFAYNVVALSTGLRGRPPFGHGVEAALPDGRIVLCSYHPSQRNTFTGMLTEEMFDGIFRRARELASERHGGRRRSARQGGASACLPEDPR